From the genome of Silurus meridionalis isolate SWU-2019-XX chromosome 12, ASM1480568v1, whole genome shotgun sequence, one region includes:
- the nova2 gene encoding RNA-binding protein Nova-2 isoform X2, producing the protein MKGTTERVCLIQGTVEALNSVHDFIAEKVREMPQSAAKTEPVSILQPQTTVNPDRIKQAKLIVPNSTAGLIIGKGGATVKAVMEQSGAWVQLSQKPEGINLQERVVTISGEPEQNRKAVEIIVQKIQEDPQSSSCLNISYSNVTGPVANSNPTGSPYANSAEVMPAAAAAAAATASSLLGQASLAGVGAFPAAAMSSFSGNDLLAITSALNTLASYGYNTNSLGLGLNPAAASGVLAAVAASANPAAAAAANLLASYANDASTSTGHPATGLGGFTLGSLAAATGATNGYLSAASPLVASSLLATEKLAEGAKDVVEIAVPENLVGAILGKGGKTLVEYQELTGARIQISKKGEFVPGTRNRKVTITGSPAATQAAQYLISQRITYEQGVRATNPQKVG; encoded by the exons ATGAAGG GAACGACTGAGCGAGTGTGTTTGATCCAGGGCACTGTTGAGGCCCTTAACAGTGTCCACGATTTCATAGCTGAGAAGGTCCGGGAGATGCCTCAGAGTGCCGCCAAAACAGAGCCAGTCAGCATACTTCAGCCACAGACCACAGTCAACCCAGACCGCATCAAACAG GCCAAGTTGATTGTGCCCAACAGCACAGCAGGGCTGATCATCGGTAAAGGTGGTGCTACAGTGAAAGCCGTTATGGAGCAGTCAGGCGCATGGGTGCAGCTCTCACAGAAACCAGAGGGTATCAACCTGCAAGAGCGTGTTGTCACCATCAGTGGGGAGCCCGAGCAGAACCGCAAGGCAGTGGAGATAATAGTACAAAAAATCCAGGAAGATCCACAGAGCAGCAGCTGCCTTAACATCAGCTACTCCAATGTCACAGGCCCTGTGGCCAACTCCAACCCAACAGGCTCACCGTATGCTAACTCGGCAGAAGTGATGCCCGCTGCAGCTGCTGCAGCTGCTGCCACAGCTTCCAGCCTCTTGGGGCAGGCCAGTCTGGCAGGGGTGGGTGCCTTTCCTGCCGCTGCCATGTCCAGCTTCTCAGGAAATGACCTCCTGGCCATCACATCAGCTCTTAACACATTGGCTAGCTATGGATATAACACCAATTCCCTGGGTCTGGGGCTTAATCCGGCTGCTGCCTCAGGGGTTCTAGCAGCTGTGGCAGCAAGTGCAAaccctgctgctgctgcagcgGCCAACCTACTGGCCTCCTATGCCAATGATGCATCCACCAGTACCGGCCACCCTGCCACTGGCTTAGGAGGATTTACACTGGGCTCTCTGGCCGCTGCCACCGGGGCTACTAATGGGTATCTGAGTGCAGCTTCCCCACTAGTTGCGAGTTCATTATTGGCCACTGAGAAGCTGGCAGAGGGTGCAAAGGATGTAGTGGAGATTGCCGTACCTGAGAACTTGGTGGGAGCTATCTTGGGCAAAGGTGGCAAAACGCTCGTGGAGTACCAGGAACTGACAGGAGCTCGAATCCAGATCTCGAAAAAGGGAGAGTTTGTTCCTGGCACTAGGAACCGAAAAGTCACCATCACTGGATCACCTGCTGCCACACAAGCAGCCCAGTATCTCATCAGCCAGCGAATCACATACGAGCAGGGTGTGAGGGCCACCAATCCGCAGAAGGTGGGCTAA